The Banduia mediterranea genome has a segment encoding these proteins:
- the thiD gene encoding bifunctional hydroxymethylpyrimidine kinase/phosphomethylpyrimidine kinase gives MKYPARLLCISGHDPSGGAGIQADIEACGAMGAHPLSVLSSLTVQDSAEVYAVQAVSLDWLAQQIERVCADCPPQAIKVGLVGSPEQAVLIARLILGRGVPAVVDPVLRAGGGGVLAQDETAQALRRELLPAATLITPNASEARALTGLADADAAGAALVADGCANVLVTGGDEAGETVINTWHRRDGAPQRFEWPREPVGFHGAGCTLASAIAARLAQGDVLEQALVRAQRFVQGALAARLVIGSGRAIPNRWHGARRGRPRA, from the coding sequence ATGAAATATCCCGCGCGCTTGTTGTGCATTTCGGGGCACGATCCCAGCGGCGGCGCCGGCATTCAGGCCGACATCGAAGCCTGCGGCGCGATGGGCGCGCACCCGCTGTCGGTGCTGAGCAGCCTCACCGTGCAGGACAGCGCCGAGGTCTACGCCGTGCAGGCCGTCTCCCTGGACTGGTTGGCGCAACAGATCGAACGCGTCTGCGCCGACTGTCCGCCGCAGGCGATCAAGGTGGGCCTGGTCGGTTCGCCCGAACAGGCCGTACTCATCGCCCGGCTGATTCTCGGGCGGGGCGTACCGGCGGTGGTCGATCCGGTGCTGCGCGCCGGCGGTGGCGGCGTGCTGGCGCAGGACGAAACGGCACAGGCCCTGCGCCGCGAATTGCTGCCGGCCGCGACGCTGATCACCCCGAACGCATCCGAAGCGCGCGCGCTGACCGGCCTGGCCGACGCAGACGCGGCTGGCGCGGCGCTGGTGGCCGACGGCTGCGCCAATGTGCTGGTCACCGGCGGCGACGAAGCCGGCGAGACCGTGATCAACACCTGGCATCGTCGCGACGGCGCGCCGCAGCGTTTCGAATGGCCGCGCGAACCGGTGGGCTTCCACGGTGCCGGCTGCACCCTGGCCTCGGCCATCGCCGCGCGGCTGGCGCAAGGTGATGTGCTGGAGCAGGCGCTAGTGCGCGCGCAGCGCTTCGTACAGGGCGCCCTCGCCGCACGATTGGTCATCGGCAGCGGTCGCGCGATTCCGAACCGTTGGCACGGCGCACGTCGAGGACGTCCGCGCGCCTGA
- the thiE gene encoding thiamine phosphate synthase yields MSLSGLYAVTSEAVCEDPQRLVSAVAAALAGGARLIQYRDKRASTDQREERAKRLRRLCHEAGAALIINDDTELALRSGADGVHLGASDGAIRNARLRLGPRAIIGRSCSGSLERAQAAAAEGASYVAFGRFFASRTKPDAPPASLELLDAARAALALPICVIGGLTADNAGPLRARGADLIAAVDGVFAAPDIEAAARAYLKLFKDPT; encoded by the coding sequence ATGTCCCTGTCAGGCCTGTACGCAGTCACCTCCGAGGCGGTCTGCGAAGACCCGCAGCGGCTGGTTTCGGCGGTGGCCGCCGCGCTCGCCGGTGGCGCCCGCCTGATCCAGTATCGCGACAAGCGCGCCAGCACCGATCAGCGTGAGGAACGCGCCAAGCGTTTGCGGCGCCTGTGCCACGAGGCCGGCGCCGCGCTGATCATCAATGACGACACCGAGCTGGCCCTGCGCAGCGGCGCCGATGGCGTACACCTGGGCGCCAGCGACGGCGCGATCCGCAATGCGCGCCTGCGCCTAGGCCCACGCGCAATCATCGGTCGCAGTTGCTCGGGCAGTCTGGAGCGCGCCCAGGCGGCGGCCGCCGAAGGCGCCAGCTATGTGGCGTTCGGCCGCTTCTTTGCATCCAGGACCAAACCGGACGCACCGCCCGCATCGCTGGAACTGCTGGACGCCGCCCGCGCCGCACTGGCGCTGCCGATCTGTGTCATCGGCGGCCTCACGGCCGATAATGCCGGCCCGCTGCGCGCACGCGGCGCCGATCTGATCGCGGCAGTCGACGGCGTGTTCGCGGCGCCTGACATCGAGGCCGCCGCGCGCGCTTATCTGAAACTCTTCAAGGATCCGACATGA
- the hemL gene encoding glutamate-1-semialdehyde 2,1-aminomutase has product MSQSEILFERAQKTTPGGVNSPVRAFKSVGGTPRFIERAHGAYVVDADGREYIDYIGSWGPMILGHGDPDVVAAIRDQAETGVSFGAPTELEIEMAELLCQRVPSMEQVRMCSSGTEATMSAIRLARGYTGRDGIIKFEGCYHGHGDSLLVKAGSGALTFGVPSSPGVPAEFVRHTHTADYNDLASVEALFQAQPDAIACVIVEPIAGNMNMVLPAPGFLQGLMDLCERHGALLILDEVMTGFRVHPGGAQGLYGLRPHLTTLGKILGGGLPVGAFGGRRDIMQKLAPVGPVYQAGTLSGNPLAMAAGLASLRKLDDPALYARLDDYTERLITGLRGAARAAGVPFSAQHLGSMFGLYFAETIPTDFKAVTACDLTAFNRFFHAMLEAGVSLAPSAYEAGFVSAVHGDAELRATLAAASAAFHKLA; this is encoded by the coding sequence ATGAGCCAGTCCGAAATCCTGTTCGAGCGCGCCCAGAAGACCACGCCGGGCGGCGTCAATTCCCCGGTGCGGGCGTTCAAGTCCGTGGGCGGCACGCCGCGCTTTATCGAGCGGGCGCACGGCGCCTATGTGGTCGACGCCGACGGCCGCGAGTACATCGACTACATCGGCTCCTGGGGGCCGATGATCCTCGGCCACGGCGATCCGGACGTGGTGGCGGCTATCCGCGACCAAGCCGAGACCGGCGTCAGCTTCGGCGCCCCGACCGAACTCGAAATCGAAATGGCGGAGCTGCTGTGCCAGCGCGTGCCGTCGATGGAGCAGGTGCGGATGTGCAGTTCCGGCACCGAGGCCACGATGTCCGCGATCCGCCTGGCGCGCGGCTACACCGGCCGCGACGGCATCATCAAGTTCGAAGGCTGCTACCACGGACACGGCGACAGCCTGCTGGTGAAGGCCGGCTCGGGCGCGCTGACTTTCGGCGTACCGAGTTCGCCGGGCGTACCGGCGGAGTTCGTACGCCACACCCATACCGCCGACTACAACGACCTTGCCAGTGTGGAGGCCCTGTTCCAGGCGCAGCCGGACGCAATCGCCTGCGTGATCGTCGAGCCGATTGCCGGCAACATGAACATGGTGCTGCCGGCGCCGGGATTCCTGCAAGGCCTGATGGACCTGTGCGAACGCCACGGCGCCCTGCTGATCCTCGACGAGGTGATGACCGGCTTTCGCGTGCATCCGGGTGGCGCGCAGGGTCTGTATGGCCTGCGGCCACACCTGACCACGCTCGGCAAGATTCTCGGCGGCGGCCTGCCGGTCGGCGCCTTCGGTGGCCGCCGCGACATCATGCAGAAGCTGGCGCCGGTCGGGCCGGTTTATCAGGCCGGCACCCTGTCCGGCAATCCGCTGGCGATGGCGGCCGGCCTGGCCAGCTTGCGCAAGCTCGACGACCCGGCGCTGTACGCGCGGCTCGACGACTACACCGAACGGCTCATCACCGGCCTGCGCGGCGCCGCACGCGCCGCCGGCGTGCCGTTCTCCGCACAGCACCTGGGTTCGATGTTCGGACTGTATTTCGCGGAGACGATTCCGACCGACTTCAAGGCGGTGACGGCCTGCGACCTGACGGCGTTCAACCGCTTCTTCCACGCGATGCTGGAGGCCGGCGTGTCGCTGGCGCCCTCGGCCTACGAAGCCGGTTTCGTCTCCGCCGTACATGGTGACGCCGAACTGCGCGCGACCCTCGCCGCGGCCTCGGCCGCCTTCCACAAACTGGCCTAG
- a CDS encoding VTT domain-containing protein — MFDWVQPLLDWVAQHPSWALLIIVAVSFADALFLLGFLFPSPVILFGAGALIALNALDLWPALVCAAIGAMLGDLLNFAIGARYGKRILSTNFAERYRESIGSTRRLFYRHGAKGIILGRLIGLIRPLVPAVAAASGMRLLTFMLWDVVACFVWAIAFTFPGIAVGASLHLAAEIATRFALLLAFAFALVWMLLFLTRIVARYAQHHAEVWVVWLLRWSGRHRRLGRLGAWLADPDQPETPALLILAGLFLIAGWLGLGLIWLLLRGHPQPIDAIVYQTLSDLHAPWGRIAASWITVLGDVPVMLVCAAAAFLALLWLRQGRAAAHLAAGVAFGAVIALGLYAGVQIAEPAQFYGEGAAHSRFLGSDLILTTVVYGLIPVLLSVGRSDRTRTRYYGIAVTMVGLITASQLYLGLQWFSTAAFAVAIGLLWTLVLAVGYRRHNARRVPGRRFFMPVFVSFVVAVVLFAPLRAHAPGLPGLPQQQMSAQHWLRGGFGELPAYRGDIANHHSQPLNLQWRGQLGDIRSALLAADWREPVHLTPVTALRMLASETLLSDLPVLPQIHNGRHPDLVLTRVREHDPQQTPREAVLRLWASGWSADGLPLWVGGVTTQSAATLVYLLQVPVTLQNHDLPLLALQAPPGFAETLVVHPAYERDPGRWSGTVRLLYPAPQTDGDDENDTN, encoded by the coding sequence TTGTTCGACTGGGTTCAGCCACTGCTGGACTGGGTCGCGCAGCACCCGTCGTGGGCGCTGCTGATCATCGTCGCGGTGTCGTTCGCCGACGCCCTGTTCCTGCTTGGCTTCCTGTTTCCGAGCCCGGTGATCCTGTTCGGCGCGGGCGCGCTGATCGCGCTCAATGCCCTGGATCTGTGGCCGGCGCTGGTTTGCGCGGCGATCGGCGCGATGCTCGGCGATCTGCTGAACTTCGCCATCGGCGCGCGTTACGGAAAGCGCATCCTGAGCACGAATTTTGCCGAGCGGTATCGCGAGTCGATCGGCTCGACGCGCCGCCTTTTCTACCGTCACGGCGCCAAGGGCATCATCCTGGGCCGTCTGATCGGGCTGATCCGTCCGCTGGTACCGGCCGTAGCCGCGGCCTCCGGTATGCGTCTGCTGACGTTCATGCTGTGGGATGTCGTGGCCTGCTTCGTCTGGGCCATCGCCTTCACGTTTCCGGGCATCGCCGTCGGCGCCTCGCTGCATCTGGCGGCGGAGATCGCGACGCGCTTCGCGCTGCTGCTGGCGTTCGCCTTCGCGCTGGTGTGGATGCTGCTGTTCCTGACGCGGATCGTGGCGCGATACGCACAGCACCATGCCGAAGTCTGGGTGGTGTGGCTGCTGCGCTGGAGCGGCCGGCACCGCCGCCTCGGCCGCCTCGGTGCCTGGCTGGCCGATCCCGACCAGCCTGAAACGCCGGCACTGCTGATCCTGGCCGGGCTGTTCCTGATCGCCGGCTGGCTCGGTCTCGGACTGATCTGGCTGCTGCTGCGCGGCCACCCGCAGCCGATCGACGCGATCGTCTACCAGACGCTGTCGGACCTGCATGCGCCCTGGGGCCGCATCGCCGCCTCGTGGATCACGGTGCTGGGCGATGTGCCGGTGATGCTGGTCTGCGCCGCCGCCGCCTTTCTGGCGCTGCTGTGGCTGCGCCAGGGTCGCGCCGCCGCCCATCTGGCGGCCGGCGTGGCCTTCGGTGCGGTGATCGCGCTTGGCCTCTACGCCGGCGTACAGATCGCCGAACCGGCGCAGTTCTATGGGGAAGGCGCCGCGCACAGTCGCTTTCTCGGCAGCGATCTGATCCTGACCACGGTGGTCTACGGCCTGATTCCGGTGCTGCTGTCGGTCGGCCGCAGCGACCGCACCCGCACGCGCTACTACGGTATCGCGGTGACGATGGTCGGCCTGATCACGGCCAGCCAGCTGTATCTCGGCCTGCAATGGTTCTCGACGGCGGCGTTCGCGGTGGCGATCGGCCTGCTGTGGACGCTGGTGCTGGCGGTGGGGTATCGCCGCCACAACGCGCGCCGGGTGCCGGGGCGGCGCTTCTTCATGCCGGTGTTCGTGAGCTTCGTGGTGGCGGTGGTACTGTTCGCGCCGCTGCGCGCGCATGCGCCAGGTCTGCCGGGCCTGCCGCAGCAGCAGATGAGCGCCCAGCACTGGTTGCGCGGCGGCTTCGGCGAACTGCCGGCCTACCGCGGCGACATCGCCAACCATCACAGCCAGCCGCTGAACCTGCAATGGCGAGGCCAGCTTGGCGACATCCGCAGCGCCCTGCTGGCCGCAGACTGGCGTGAACCGGTGCATCTGACGCCGGTCACCGCGTTGCGCATGCTGGCTTCGGAAACGCTGCTGTCGGATTTGCCGGTGCTGCCGCAGATTCACAACGGCCGTCACCCCGATCTGGTACTGACACGCGTCCGCGAGCACGATCCGCAGCAGACGCCGCGCGAAGCGGTGCTGCGCCTGTGGGCCAGCGGCTGGAGCGCGGATGGCCTGCCGCTGTGGGTCGGCGGCGTGACCACGCAATCGGCCGCGACACTCGTCTATCTGCTGCAAGTCCCGGTAACCTTGCAGAACCACGACTTGCCGCTGCTGGCCCTGCAGGCGCCGCCGGGCTTCGCCGAAACCCTGGTGGTCCATCCCGCCTACGAACGCGATCCGGGACGCTGGAGCGGCACGGTGCGTCTGCTGTACCCGGCTCCGCAGACAGATGGGGACGACGAAAATGATACGAATTGA
- the ftsY gene encoding signal recognition particle-docking protein FtsY has product MSDSSVISKMRARLNRGDSWLSYDLGRMFTSDKLDADAIEEIETRLLTADAGVEATTWLCERLSADIGASRIRNEAQLRARLKSLIVEWLAPVSQPLEIPEFIKPYILFVAGVNGVGKTTTIGKLARHYKNQGQSVVLAAGDTFRAAATQQLKSWADRVEVPIVAQGEGADAASVIYDAVEAAKRRGSDLVIVDTAGRLHTQGHLMDELRKIKRVVQKHDPYAPHEVMLVVDATTGGNALVQAVQFHEAIGLTGLTLTKLDGTAKGGIVLAIAKRLSVPIRFIGIGEGVDDLVPFDAEAFAEALVGDTD; this is encoded by the coding sequence ATGAGTGATTCCAGCGTCATCTCGAAAATGCGCGCACGCCTCAACCGCGGCGACTCCTGGCTGAGCTACGACCTCGGCCGTATGTTCACCAGCGACAAGCTCGACGCCGACGCCATCGAAGAAATCGAAACGCGCCTGCTCACCGCGGACGCGGGCGTCGAGGCCACCACCTGGCTGTGCGAACGGCTATCGGCGGACATCGGTGCCAGCCGCATCCGCAACGAGGCGCAGCTGCGCGCGCGGCTCAAGTCGCTGATCGTGGAATGGCTGGCGCCGGTCTCGCAGCCGCTGGAAATTCCGGAATTCATCAAGCCGTACATCCTGTTCGTGGCCGGCGTGAACGGCGTCGGCAAGACCACCACGATCGGCAAGCTGGCACGGCACTACAAGAACCAGGGACAGTCCGTGGTGCTGGCGGCCGGAGACACCTTTCGCGCCGCCGCCACGCAGCAGCTCAAGTCCTGGGCCGACCGCGTCGAGGTGCCGATCGTCGCCCAGGGTGAGGGTGCGGATGCCGCCTCGGTGATCTATGACGCGGTGGAAGCGGCCAAACGGCGCGGATCGGATCTGGTGATCGTCGACACCGCCGGGCGTCTGCACACGCAGGGCCATCTGATGGACGAACTGCGCAAGATCAAGCGCGTGGTGCAGAAGCACGACCCCTACGCGCCGCACGAGGTCATGCTGGTGGTGGACGCCACCACCGGCGGCAACGCGCTGGTGCAGGCGGTGCAGTTCCACGAGGCGATCGGTCTGACCGGCCTGACGCTGACCAAGCTCGATGGCACCGCCAAGGGCGGTATCGTGCTGGCGATCGCCAAGCGCCTGTCGGTGCCGATCCGCTTCATCGGAATCGGCGAAGGCGTGGACGATCTGGTGCCGTTCGACGCCGAGGCTTTCGCCGAGGCGCTGGTCGGCGACACCGACTGA
- the ftsE gene encoding cell division ATP-binding protein FtsE yields the protein MIEFKDVSHRYQNGQDVLSRLSFSLAHGEMAFLTGASGAGKSTLLKAVAAMLRPSSGQVIVGGADLATIRGGRIATHRQRIGIIFQNFNLLHDRTVFDNVGLPLVIRGWRHQDIARRVRAALDAVELLGKERVYPLTLSGGEQQRVGIARAIVAKPDLLLADEPTGNLDPEMAQDIMGIFRRFNEVGVSVLVATHAIDLIRQLPYRLIHLEHGRLSEQGPVSHGDLHVSP from the coding sequence ATCATCGAATTCAAGGACGTCAGCCATCGTTACCAGAATGGCCAGGACGTGCTCTCGCGGCTGTCGTTCTCGCTGGCCCACGGCGAGATGGCGTTCCTGACCGGCGCCTCCGGCGCCGGCAAGTCCACCCTGCTCAAGGCGGTCGCGGCGATGCTGCGCCCGAGCAGCGGACAGGTGATCGTCGGCGGCGCCGATCTCGCGACGATACGCGGCGGCCGCATCGCCACCCACCGCCAGCGCATCGGCATCATCTTCCAGAATTTCAACCTGCTCCACGACCGCACCGTGTTCGACAACGTGGGTCTGCCACTGGTGATCCGCGGCTGGCGCCATCAGGACATCGCGCGGCGCGTGCGCGCGGCCCTGGATGCAGTGGAACTGCTCGGCAAGGAGCGCGTCTATCCGCTGACCCTGTCCGGCGGCGAACAGCAGCGCGTCGGCATCGCCCGCGCCATCGTCGCCAAGCCCGATCTGCTGCTGGCCGACGAACCGACCGGCAACCTGGACCCGGAAATGGCGCAGGACATCATGGGCATCTTCCGGCGCTTCAACGAGGTCGGCGTCTCGGTGCTGGTGGCGACGCACGCCATCGACCTGATCCGGCAGCTGCCGTACCGGCTGATTCACCTGGAGCACGGGCGATTGTCCGAACAAGGTCCCGTGTCGCATGGAGACCTGCATGTCTCGCCGTAA
- the ftsX gene encoding permease-like cell division protein FtsX — MSRRKRKPAPPRDGSESRMPLLSRLAHGHAQVLVFTLGQLSIKPLGTFLTALVIGITLAMPAGLHLLVKNLGTLSHSWERSLQASLFLREDVDDAQAQALSQKLRTRPGIDQVRYISRDEAMAQFREHSGFGEALDILETNPLPAVIVVFPDPKQTPTTIELLVDSLAKLPEVDQATLDQQWLQRLYAILEIVRRGVLLLAALLAAAVVVVVGNTIRLDIENRRDEIVVMKLVGAPDGFIRRPFLYTGFWYGLSGGLIALILISAALIAVADPAARLSGLYDSDYRVAGLSFLGLLSVLGGGIALGWLGAFWTVSRHLSKIEPT; from the coding sequence ATGTCTCGCCGTAAGCGCAAGCCGGCACCGCCGCGCGACGGCTCCGAATCACGCATGCCGCTGCTGTCGCGGCTGGCGCACGGCCACGCCCAGGTGCTGGTGTTCACGCTGGGGCAGTTGTCGATCAAACCGCTGGGCACCTTCCTGACGGCCTTGGTGATCGGCATCACGCTGGCGATGCCGGCCGGCCTGCATCTACTGGTCAAGAACCTCGGCACGCTCAGCCACAGCTGGGAACGCAGTCTGCAGGCCTCCTTGTTTCTCAGGGAGGACGTCGACGATGCACAGGCACAGGCCCTGAGCCAGAAACTGCGCACGCGGCCCGGTATCGATCAGGTGCGCTACATCTCGCGCGACGAGGCGATGGCACAGTTCCGCGAGCATTCCGGTTTCGGCGAAGCGCTGGACATCCTGGAGACCAATCCGCTGCCGGCCGTGATCGTGGTGTTTCCGGATCCGAAACAGACGCCGACGACCATCGAACTGCTGGTGGACAGTCTCGCCAAGCTGCCGGAGGTCGACCAGGCCACGCTCGACCAGCAATGGCTGCAGCGGCTCTACGCGATCCTGGAGATCGTACGCCGCGGCGTGCTGCTGCTGGCGGCCCTGCTGGCCGCCGCCGTGGTGGTCGTGGTCGGCAACACCATCCGCCTGGACATCGAGAACCGGCGCGACGAGATCGTGGTGATGAAGCTGGTCGGCGCGCCCGACGGATTCATTCGCCGGCCGTTCCTCTATACCGGCTTCTGGTACGGGCTGAGCGGCGGCCTGATCGCGCTGATCCTGATCAGTGCTGCGCTGATCGCCGTAGCCGACCCGGCGGCGCGGCTATCCGGGCTGTACGATAGCGACTATCGGGTCGCCGGCCTGTCCTTCCTCGGCCTGCTGTCAGTGCTGGGCGGCGGTATCGCCCTGGGTTGGCTGGGTGCGTTCTGGACCGTGAGCCGGCATCTGTCGAAAATCGAGCCGACCTGA
- the rpoH gene encoding RNA polymerase sigma factor RpoH: MTQANTQLALKQNLLVPLTGSLDAYIGAVNQIPVLAAQDETRLARELRDEENLDAAQTLIMANLRHVVHIARGYLGYGLQFADLIQEGNIGLMKAVKRYDPEVGVRLISFAVHWIKAEIHEFILKNWRIVKVATTKAQRKLFFNLRRAKTRLGWMNKAEVEAVAQDLNVKPEEVLAMESRLSGADVSFSATPADGEESYVPEDWLADDRDPFDAIANAEWQDDQEDRLRDALGGLDERSRDILYSRWLNDEHKTGLQELADKYGVSAERIRQIESASMKKLRKAIEKH; the protein is encoded by the coding sequence ATGACTCAAGCAAACACGCAATTGGCTCTTAAACAGAACCTGCTGGTACCGCTGACCGGCAGCCTCGACGCCTATATCGGCGCCGTCAATCAGATTCCGGTCCTGGCGGCGCAGGACGAAACGCGTCTGGCCCGCGAGCTGCGCGACGAGGAAAACCTCGACGCCGCGCAGACCCTGATCATGGCGAACCTGCGTCACGTCGTGCACATCGCGCGCGGCTACCTCGGTTACGGCCTGCAGTTCGCCGATCTGATCCAGGAAGGCAATATCGGCCTGATGAAGGCGGTCAAGCGCTACGATCCGGAAGTCGGCGTGCGTCTGATCAGCTTCGCGGTGCACTGGATCAAGGCCGAGATTCACGAATTCATCCTCAAGAACTGGCGCATCGTCAAGGTCGCCACGACCAAGGCGCAACGCAAGCTGTTCTTCAACCTGCGCCGCGCCAAGACCCGTCTGGGCTGGATGAACAAGGCCGAGGTGGAGGCCGTGGCGCAGGATCTCAACGTCAAGCCCGAGGAAGTGCTGGCGATGGAATCGCGCCTCTCCGGCGCCGACGTCTCGTTCAGCGCAACGCCGGCGGATGGCGAGGAGTCCTACGTACCCGAGGACTGGCTGGCCGATGACCGCGACCCCTTCGACGCGATCGCCAATGCCGAGTGGCAGGACGATCAGGAAGACCGGTTGCGCGATGCGCTGGGCGGTCTGGACGAGCGCTCACGCGACATCCTCTACAGCCGCTGGCTCAACGACGAGCACAAGACCGGCCTGCAGGAACTCGCCGACAAGTACGGGGTTTCCGCAGAGCGGATTCGCCAGATCGAATCGGCCTCCATGAAGAAGCTGCGCAAGGCGATCGAAAAGCACTGA